GACCACCTTAGTTATTCATTGTATCCGCCTGACCGCCTTGGTCTCACTTATCAGCGGTTGCTTCATTAGCTTCTAAAGCATCTAAATGAGATTCCAAAGGGGTCTCCCGGCCCATACATCATGCCAAAAACATGACATATATACTCTTAGTCTCAGACCTGTCCGATAGACGGGAGTCTCAAATATtatcaacaaaaatcaaaatgataacATGTATTAGATTCAAATCTTCAACATGAACCACGTTGTTTTCTTTTcatctaacaaaaaataatgaaatatatgtcatattctaaactttaaaaaaatgtaaatagcgagcaaaaaaaattaatgagcaaaaaaaattttaaaaaataaaaccttttgtAAAAGAAGAAACCATGATCAACCtacaattgacaacaaaataaattaaaagagttaaaaaataacaataacataacaatttagTATCAAATAATGAACAAAGATGAACAAAATggcaaaataaattaaagtgatataaaaaacgtatatatattttgtagagaagttatgacttatgaccatgatttttaaaaagatagaaTGAAGGGgaattatgaaaaatgattaataaaatactATTTAGGCtgttatataataacttttgtgagagtttaaaagataatatatattttgtaaatttaaaaatttatttgatagaaaaagatttatgatagaTTTTAACTATAactatctatctattaaaaaaaaaaaaaaggaaaaaaaaaccttgaaaAAAGGAGAGAGCTAGATTAATTAGGAGGAAGAATTAGACCTAAGAAGGGAGATTAGGAATACCAAATTACCCTCAATTCTTTttagttttagacttttagtatagatagatagacaCCAGTCACCATTATGCAATCTCGACCCAACCCGAAACCCAACCCGAACCCAACCAAAAAAAAGTCAGGTTAGGGTTGGGGATTTTCGACCCACCAACCTGCCAACCCACGAACCCGCCAACCTGAATTTTTTCAAGTTGAGTTCAAGTTGGGttgttgggttgtcaggtcgacGCAAACACcaacatcttaaaaatatttgattttgaacGATTTTGAATCAACAACAGATAAACAATAATTCACCAGAAAATTATGATGagatttattattatagatGAGAAATAAGAATTAGTTTATTATTACAATTATCCAATCATATAGGTTATGATTAGATTACATATATGAGAAAAATAGATCAATGATATATTGATCTATATATACAGAAGTATGAAtatggaaaagaaaaatatgagcAGCAGAAAAAAATTGATCGATCAATATGTGAAGTATCTCTAATATGGAGTTATGGCTGAATATATATTACCAACTTTCCAAATACACCTTCTTCTTCTAGACTTGAACACTAAACACATCTTCTTCCTTCTATTGTCCAGAATAGTCCCTCAACTTCTCTTGTACCTGCATAACTCAaccaacaaacataaataactaaaataataaacatgTTTAAATGATCTTGTATTATTTCAacagatttatatataatattttatacttACTATCTATTTATCCATACGCCATATTCCCATTTTGTATATATCTAATCTAAAGTAACTTCACATCTAAAATAAAAGAATGTCAAAATTTTGTGAGATGCTAACTCATGTTGGGTGAGAtggtaagtttattaactttgtgCCAAGTTAACAACATACCATcgtatttctttcttatttttgatACTTTTTGTTTTCAACTTACGCATCAATGATAgagctttatattggttgatttattccgttttatatttatatatatttgcttatcaGGTCATATGGGTTGGGTGATGGGTTGACAGGTTGTGAGTCAGGGTTGCAATTTCTGACCTGAAATTTTTAGTGGGTTGGTTAGGGTCAGAGTTTTCCAACCCACAAACCGCCAACCCGAACCTGCCAACCCGAACTCATTGACAGCCCtaggtatatatgtataatattctCCTCAGCCAACAAATTAACAGTCTTAGCAAGATCAGCGCAAATCCcaaattaaataactaaatttCAAATTCGAGCTATTAATTACAAACTTAAATTTGCAAAACCAAGCTCTATTGATTTGAAATTAATAACTGTCAGGTCTAAAGAGACTCAATACCTTAAGACCTTAAGTCCTTAACCTTGTTTAAGTCATATAGATGTTATTAATTTTGAATCAATATACCAGCTGCGCAAAAATAAGTTAGATGTTAGCTTGTATgggattaaaaacaaaattttgaaagaGAAGTTAAATGACTAGTAAAAGGTTTTATCTttcgctgttaaaaaaaaaaaaaaaaaaggtttatctTTCTATGTTAAATTAACCCCTATCTAAATTAGGAAGTTTGGGCAAACCAAAAATCTGTCATAAAATTCAGATTACGAAAAACACAGatcaataaatatgaaaatatagaGAAAAATATGATAAACTTCATCATGATCCCACCAAATTGATCCCAGAGTATTTCTAACTTTGAATATTTCTAGCTTGGCTGCCAACCAAAATTCGGTAGTTACTGTTAGCAAGTAGCTAGATTGTAGACTTATTATAGTCAACAGCTACAAATGGTAAAAGTACACAATATCAATGCGCCTattaaacaaaaagagaaaaacatgttaaaaagtcGCCCAATATAATCAATCTATCCAATTGAAACTGGTTCATTAAAAAAGATGGTCCTTGTTAAACATTTCATCTGTGATCTGATGGACCGATGGTGTTATTATGCTCACTGTTCTGTTTCTATTCGaattattactattaatattCTTTTACAAAATTTAGGAGAAGTTCCGCAGACGTAACGCGTTATTAAATACATTTGAGTTGTCGGTCATAAGTTGGAGAGCAATTCATGTGGGCTGAAACGTAATTTGAAAATTACGGTGAAGAAAAACTCGTCAATAAAGTTAAGTGTCCACCTGGGTGAAAACCTTGGTATGTCAAGGATTTTGAAAACTTTGCTATTGGAAGTTCGTCCAAATAAAAATTGTGGTCAATGTATTATGCTTTTCATTTTAGgaaatatacttttatttttgtgtgtttttaataGATACTAGATGGATACCCGCACGATGTAGCGGCGGTATACTGCGGCGGTGGGCGGAAGTGACAGTGGTTGATGGTAGTAATTTCCATATCAGCGTCAACAAAATGCGGGTTACAAAAGAGGGACAGTAGCGTGACTGATTTAGGGTGCAGAGAGTATTatgagaataaaaaatatacaataacaaataaggtatttcaaagacagaaaataattaataggGGGATTTGTTtaaataaggagtatagatatagattatattatttcatattACGTAATCAAAATGATCATGAAGActaactaaaaagtaaaaagtaaattGTAAAACAATATTATATCTAAATATTTTGTACGTAGGCGTAGGAATTGAAGGAATGAATTTAATGGCCAATTGTTGTGGCATGTGAGGATGTTGACCATTAGTCACTGTTGTAAACTCACCGAGTAGAGCCGAGTACTCTCCGAGTACTCGCTACAAAGTATGGTGTCAAGTCGACCCGAGTTGGCTGATTACTCCGAGTACTCCCCGATTTGGCCACTTTGAACCCCGAGTACTCACCGCATACACCCGAGTACCCAACTCGCTTGTCGACCGACCTGGGAACGATTAGCGACTTCCGCAACCTTGCCATTAGTAATGTCTTCTCATAGATAGATagtgaaatattttaaaaaaaaaaaaaaaccaaaaaagataAGTCCAAGGGTAAATAAGTAATTTTAAAGACAGAAAAAATTTATTAGGGGAGGGGTGATTTCTTTTATTAGGTAGTAGagatgtaatgtgttttttaagcaatgtattgttttttttcttagtaAAAGGGTaggatttttattatttttgtgtatttataaaaaaaaggtaaatgtttaaaattttaaaaggtttgaaaaaaagaaaaaaaaaacattcctAACGTTCACTAGCATTGGCTCCATATGACCAATGTTGCTCGCTGATAGCCCTTCCCAATTTAAGACGATGAAGATGGTATAAGGAACCGATTAGCCGATGGAAAGTACCAATTTTTTTGTACCGATTGCACTTGTGCCCCTAAGTTTTTTATGGTCTGCCATGAGATTATTTTGCTAATGTAGTTAAACCCAAAGTAGTTAAGTTCCCTCAATCCAAAATCATAACAATTAAATATCCAATCCTTTCCCTTGCTGCTCGATCATCCCATTCTCCAACATCCTTATTTATAACACATTTTATATAGAGAAAATTTCTCAAGTTATCCTAAAATGAttatttgattgaaaatcaaggaACAAGATTCAATAATCATCTTTGATACTTGGTcattgattttcattcaaaagtCATGATTTTTCCTACTTGACTCAAAGTAGAGAAAATAACTTGAAGAAATCCCTTCCCTTCTATATAAGGTAATTCGATGACATAAACTTTCATGATTGCATGAATTCGAGTCAGTCATCCGATGATCCAAACGTATGTGtaaactaataaataataatcattacTCATTCATTGTTCTTGCATAAAATTAGATAGTAAGGCATGTCGTTATAAGACGTCTAGGCTACATCTGACGCCACCAAGATTTTGGATACTATTAGCACTAGTGCGTCCTATGTTGCGTCCTTTtcgtttgtttcatttttagaCACGCATTTTGTGAAGGAAAGTGGGGCCCGAAAAGATGATGTGAGGGGAAGAAGTGAGAGTTATAAGGAAGGGGTGTTCTTGATGCGTTTAGAAGAAAGAGAAACTGATAAATAGTGAGTTAAAAATAGGTTCCTATAAGGAGACCTAATATGGGTGTGTTCCAAATGCTCCTAACTTGATAAATGTGACATTAAGTTTTATTGTTTGTTTAGCCGTTCATCCAAGGATCTAAACACATTTGTCTACCAATTATCATTAGTTCATTACCCTTTTACAAGTATATAAGTTAAAAGCTTGTTTTACATAAACTTCAGTATTTGTTAGTATTTGTTTCGATTGAACATTTATTggtttgttagtgacagccttTAGGATTATCAGTAAAAATTAATTGGGTGTAATAAAATTGTAtcttgttgttaaaaaaatcgAAAGAATAATAATTGTCAatgaatttatcattttccaacaTTTATTATGTGTCAATGAtaagaacaagtagtcaaatactGCACCTATAAAATTGCAAAATGAGAAAATATCTCACCCAACTCAACCATCACTACACACACTACTACTACATACtccaattctctctctctcattcCACAActaccacacacacacacactcatttttgatttttaaccccccccacacacacaaacacacacacacattttgaCAATCTTTCACACTCACCTTTCccaaaatggaagaaaaaactACAATCTCTGTTCCATCTTCAATTTGGACTTCCCTCAATGGTGGTTTACCTCAACTGTCTTCTTCATCCTCCTCAATGTCATGATAGCCACTATTGTTTTTACCTCAAATTTGCCCACAAACAACAATAACCAACAAGAAgaacaacaagaagaagaacaacaacaagaacaaaagcaaaaacaagattctaataataataacaaaacacaaGTATCTAGATCTCCATCTATCATTAACCGTATCAAATCTTTCACTTTTCACAAATATCCACCATCACCCGGATCCGACCCGGATATCCATTATCAAGAAAACCCATTAGAAGTAGCTGCTACACAGTTTGTCTTCAATCAACCACTTCAATATCAACATTTCGATTTCGATACGGTTGATCCGGGTGAAGAAATAGAAATGGATGGGACCCGTTTCGAATTTGACCCGACCCATCAAGAAACTGAAATGACCCGTTTGATTATGATCTGTTAAATTCAGGCCAAGAAACGGAAAGGGGTTTGACAAATTTCGATTTTGAGACGACCCATGAAGAAAGAGAGATGACCCATTTCGATTTTGACCCGACCCACGAAGTGAACCGTCAAGATTCGGATTTTGAAGAAGAAACCGATGAGTTCGAGAGTTTGGATGACGTCTATAGTAAATTAAAAAGCGGCGGGGGACACGTGGACAGATCAAAGTCCGATGGCGACTTTGCGGCGAAGGTTCCGGCAAAGCCAGCGGCGGCGAAGATGAGGAAATCGGCGAGTATGAAAGGGGTTTTCTAATACTGAAAGTGTAGAGAAGGTTGAGGCTCGCCGGCCGGCGACTTCAAGAAAGGCAGCGGCGGCGGCGATGGACGAGGAAGACGTACACGGGGATGACGTGGAGGTTGATGCAAAGGCTGATGATTTTATTAACAAGTTTAAGAATGATTTGAAATTGCAAAGGATTGAGTCCATAATGAAGAAGAATAGTGGGAAAAAGTAGAGGGACTGGAAGGTAAATATTGTATTTCGCTGGGTTGGTTTTGTATTGTGTTGGAGGATTAGTTTTGGAAAAAAGGAAGGTTTTTTAGGATATGTGCATAACTGCATATTGATGTATGAAGTAATGAAATTGGAAGTCCTTTTTTTGTTCTAAGTTGTGGGGAATGTTGGTAATTTGGTGGAAGTGGTTACTCGTATTTAGTATTAAGAAATTTGGTGGTCGTAACTTTGCATTTATAGTTACTGGCCGGTTGGACATATGATGAGGGTCTGGAATTGCAGCCTTGCAGGTGGTCATATTGGGTTCTGATTACTCATTTTTGGCCACTAGCCCActagtactttttttttgtaatctATGAGTAAAATAGTGGTACCATATGTTACATTTTGAATTTAAGCTAAATAGAAAATGTAACGAACAGGGTTGCATTTACTATCATTTCTTGTTCGAATCTTTGAATATGAATATACTCTCAAGCATGTCAATAGATTCAACTATATGATCTATATATTAGTGTGttataaaagtaaagaaataaacGGCCCATCCATATAGGACGGAGTCAGAAACTTTTTTATTATGGGGTAAATTTAAAAGtcgtttttcatatttataagaGATACGATAATATTAAAAGGAATTGGGTCCTAGCTAGAGAATAGAAAATAAGCGCCTAAAATAAATGATGTTACTAGCTACTCTCattaacattaattaaaaaaaaaaaaacccaaaatatttAAGTATGTATGAAACAATTATCTTTTCTTACATGACTATTACGATTATTTAGTAGTTGGTTgtagtaaacatatataataataatttgaaagaaaataactCTTTCACATACAGCTACATTATAAagtattacatatttatatactcaaataaataaatttctttcTTCAGCCAATTTTTTTCTCCTGTCAGAAAAAAAACTCAAGCTATACTATCTCAATAGAGagatttatctcaaaactaatgcttcAAAGACCAATAACTTCCAAATAATAGACTTATGACAACGAATgtaacatttgtatgtatttccttttatttttttttttttgaagacaaattataaatataccatttaaattaaaaaaatttacattgtaCCAGGACTGGAGTGGGGACAACTGCCCACACCTTAGCTCTGTCCATGCATCCATATATGGCTTTGGACTCCAGTATCTCAATGGACTATTCGAGCACATTGCAGTGGTATTGGTTCCTATTTGAGAAGGTAGAATGTCTAGTCAAAGGTCTAATACCTCAACGGTTTAAGAGAAAGGTTAAGATGACCTTATTATTTAGGTAAAGTTACTTTTAGTTATAAAAACctaaatagtaaaaaaataaataaaaaaaaaaccctaggTTTCTAGATAATgcaatttatttaaaaactaaaaaattgttGAGCTCTAATCAAGTTTGGTGTATTGAGTTCGGGTTTGAACTCATTTATTATCTAGCTTCCTGTTAAGATTGGAGTCACCCGAAGCTTATTTATGCTCGACTTGATTCGAAATTGCTTGTTAGGTTCAACTTGAGTCAGAGTTTTAGTGAGTCGAGCTCACAAGCAAATCAACTTATGAAAGATAGAAATGATTTTACGTTGATTGAAAAGTAAATCAAAGTAAGgcccatttttatttattttttttgcatatatatttataataagaaCTTAATGTATTTAGtcaaattttgtgttttttaattaatatcaaaaaaaaataaccgtcaattatcTATTTActaataaatatgaatattatttatacattcagtaCTTGATACATTTAacacaaataactaaaaaaaaaggatcttgagattgaaaatggaaaataaatcAAAGtaagataaacatgaaaagtaAATCAAAGTAGAAAAATTCAAATGGAAATATAGCTACTATATAAGATGATAGTAAGggaaatattaaaagtttagcACTACTAAAGTTTTATTACTCTTGCCTTccagaaagaaaaataaaaaaaatcttacaattagtttaatgaaatCTGTAGTTAAGTTACTTGTTTTTTACTCcatatatttgataaataatatTTGACTAactttatataagaaaaatatgttatattTGATTTGATGCAGAGATGGAGAAGGTGCCAAACATATTATGGTGATGGCCGGTGGTGGAAATAAAAATGGACAGCTAAGGAATCTTCGATTAATTTCTAGCATACGGCGGGAAAATGGGACACTAATAAAAGCCTAATTTCAAGTCTCACTTTACTTACCATCGAAGACTTGAAAATCCAAAAGAATATGCAAAAATTAATAGATTCCCTAACTATAAAGTTATTCCAATATAAACGTAATTTCTTTCCAGAAATTTAAGGTGGTATGTGAATGACTGATtgataacattatatatatattttttaacattttgataaCATTATATGGATATTGATAACATATATGGATATggcatttaaaagaaaataaatataaaattggtCCCCGAAAATGTAGGTATTTCAACCTGATCATACTCTCTTACGTTTGGTCGTTTGGACCTTATATAAAGTCCGCAATGATTGCATCTTCTCAAGCATAAGCCCATCCATCCGTTTAGCAGCAAAAGAGCTCAAAGTCACTGAGTTTGCAAAATTAGTAGTTACACATACATTGTTGACCGAGTTTGCAAAAATACATTGCGAAGACTAAAACATTTGATATTAGAACGATAATGTATAGTTTGTGATGagtaaaaatatttgataaaacaaaataaaagaccAATTATAAAATGATTCACTCTTTTTTACAATCACAAATTGTTTAACTTGATATGTGaagttaaaagttaattttaGAGGTACAGTAGAAcctttataatttaatactcgataaattataaCCTCGatataactaataatttgtccggTCCCAACTTGGGACCAGTATAAAATCGGAccccaatcaataaaataataagataataacttttttgaaaccCTAATGTAAATATTAGTcccaataaaactataaattaataattttttaatatttcaaagTTTTAACATTGTCTAGTAAAAAATGAAGCTATAGTCACTAGTTGTTTTGAAACTTGGAATCTAAATTGAGTTCATCTTTAAACTTTCTCATCGCATGTAAGAGTTGACGCATTATATCTCGTATTGTAACAAAAAGTTGCGAAGTGTTCAATGATCTTTTGAGAGTGTTTATATTGTAGTTTGACTAACTTTCAGATCAAAAGTTTTGTCAACCACTGCACCAAATTTGTTTGGTACACCTTGATAATCTATCTTATACTTGTATAACATTTTTGTTGTTGATTCGTCATGGACTCATGGTTGTTTTTTTAACACCTTTAGTTTAGAAGTCatagttgatgtgattttaaaacttatCCTTGGGCATTTTATAGTGAGAAATCTAAAATCATGTATATTGAACAATCTTTAATTCAAAACAATGCACTTGACAAGTATTTAGTTTAATGTGTCAACATCAATTAAAAATGGATTTTAAAAACGAAAATTTAGAAAGTAATATATGaatatctttaaattaataattattaattatcaatataataatgcACTCTCTGAATGTTTCCACATACTTAAATTGTTGAACCCTTGCCAAGGAGAATCAGAGCTTCTTAATGATTGTGTGTACGGCTGCATTTCCACAAAATTCTTGTCCTCAATCTTTGGTTTATCTTGGAATCCATGTTGTATTCAAATAATTGATCATTTACCCAAAAAGTTCCGGTCTACCAAGATAACTTCATAAATTTACATTAAAGTGACATGATATGGACAAGCTTTTCAAACACcaaaaaacattaaacaacaTGTTAATTAACTGGGGTAGGTCTTTAGAGCAGGCCAAACAAGAGATTTAAGAGGAGAAGACCTGGGGTAATGTTTTGAATATCATTCAATGCAAATGAAAGACAAAGAAAATGAATATGCATAACAAtggagaaaaacaaaaacattataaGAGATAATAACTAGAATACCTAAATTTTTATAGatgtattgtttttaatttagtgTAATTGAGGGATATGTTATGAACTTGATAATGGGTTAGGAGGTACGAAGTGTACACCCATTAAGTAAATAACATCCCAGACCCAAAAGGGTTTTCCTTGATCcata
The sequence above is drawn from the Erigeron canadensis isolate Cc75 unplaced genomic scaffold, C_canadensis_v1 Conyza_canadensis_unscaffolded:196, whole genome shotgun sequence genome and encodes:
- the LOC122584273 gene encoding pathogen-associated molecular patterns-induced protein A70-like → MTHFDFDPTHEVNRQDSDFEEETDEFESLDDVYSKLKSGGGHVDRSKSDGDFAAKVEARRPATSRKAAAAAMDEEDVHGDDVEVDAKADDFINKFKNDLKLQRIESIMKKNSGKK